Proteins encoded in a region of the Marinococcus sp. PL1-022 genome:
- a CDS encoding DUF1054 domain-containing protein codes for MSRQHFTKNDFSIMQAEGLENRMSQIRNDIQPVFSHLAEPLAEDLAADTGEELFIHIAKHARRSVHPPESTWFGIAPDKRGYKKHPHFQVGLFDDHLFAWLTHMYEVPDKADIGKMYLDRLSQLTSLPEDYKISPDHTKPDAFFIHENKDQVIHTLERVRDVKKAELLIGRQFDVETAASWNDNETYDYIYSTFKELLPLYQLSLQTV; via the coding sequence ATGAGCAGACAGCATTTCACCAAAAATGATTTTTCTATTATGCAGGCAGAAGGTCTTGAAAACCGCATGTCTCAAATCCGGAATGACATACAACCAGTTTTTTCCCATCTGGCAGAACCGCTGGCTGAAGATTTGGCAGCAGATACAGGCGAAGAATTATTTATTCATATTGCAAAGCATGCCAGACGGTCTGTGCACCCTCCGGAAAGCACCTGGTTCGGTATTGCACCGGATAAAAGAGGCTACAAAAAACATCCTCATTTCCAGGTCGGTCTTTTTGATGACCATTTGTTCGCCTGGTTGACCCATATGTACGAGGTGCCGGACAAAGCAGATATCGGAAAAATGTATCTGGACCGTCTTTCTCAGCTTACGTCCCTGCCGGAAGACTATAAAATTTCCCCGGACCATACGAAACCGGACGCATTTTTTATTCATGAAAACAAAGATCAGGTCATTCACACTCTTGAACGTGTAAGAGATGTCAAAAAAGCGGAGCTTCTGATTGGACGCCAGTTTGACGTGGAAACGGCTGCTTCCTGGAATGACAACGAAACGTACGATTACATTTACAGTA
- a CDS encoding inositol monophosphatase family protein, producing the protein MEENWSAMQKKALQWIQEAGELLRASLEESLIIETKSNPNDLVTEMDFKIERLLTKKIMEEYPGHRILGEEEAGADITDTDDIIWIIDPIDGTTNFVHQQFNFAVSLAVFENGIGKVGIVYDVMADEWFTALEGRGAYRNDVRLPELEPAELKEAIVGINARWIKNEKIPYARQMRNIVDESRSTRAYGSAALELCYVACGRLDSYVNLWLAPWDFAGAEVLLREVGADISTIDNQRPSMLGKGPYLAGRPGLQEKVRGMLNS; encoded by the coding sequence ATGGAAGAGAATTGGTCAGCAATGCAGAAGAAAGCTTTACAATGGATACAGGAGGCCGGGGAACTGCTTCGAGCTTCCCTGGAGGAAAGCTTAATTATAGAAACAAAATCAAATCCAAATGATTTAGTAACAGAAATGGATTTCAAAATTGAGCGGCTGTTAACGAAAAAGATTATGGAGGAATACCCTGGACACCGTATTTTAGGAGAAGAAGAAGCCGGAGCGGACATTACGGACACCGACGACATTATCTGGATTATAGATCCTATAGACGGCACAACGAATTTTGTTCATCAGCAGTTTAATTTTGCTGTCTCCCTGGCTGTTTTTGAAAACGGCATCGGCAAGGTGGGCATTGTCTATGATGTGATGGCAGACGAGTGGTTTACCGCACTGGAAGGCAGAGGGGCGTACCGCAACGATGTCAGGCTGCCCGAGTTGGAACCGGCAGAATTAAAAGAAGCAATTGTAGGTATTAACGCCAGGTGGATTAAAAATGAAAAAATTCCTTATGCCAGGCAGATGCGTAACATTGTGGATGAATCAAGAAGCACCAGGGCCTATGGTTCGGCTGCCCTCGAGCTTTGTTACGTAGCATGCGGCCGGCTTGATTCCTATGTAAACCTGTGGCTTGCGCCGTGGGATTTTGCCGGAGCAGAAGTTTTGCTGCGGGAGGTTGGGGCAGATATCTCAACGATCGACAACCAGCGGCCGTCGATGCTTGGCAAGGGGCCGTACCTGGCAGGGCGACCGGGTCTGCAGGAAAAAGTACGGGGGATGCTGAACAGCTGA
- a CDS encoding DUF5325 family protein produces MTKIQWLYLLLAALAIFGIASIGIAIAEASIIIAVVSIAVTCAAFYFARKLKASSSA; encoded by the coding sequence ATGACAAAAATACAGTGGTTATACCTGCTGCTTGCAGCGTTAGCTATTTTCGGCATCGCCTCTATCGGGATTGCCATAGCCGAAGCGTCCATTATTATTGCCGTTGTATCAATTGCTGTAACGTGTGCAGCCTTTTATTTTGCCAGAAAGCTGAAAGCAAGCTCTTCGGCGTAG
- the typA gene encoding translational GTPase TypA — translation MTVLRKDIRNIAIIAHVDHGKTTLVDQLLRQSGTFRENEQVDERAMDTNDIEKERGITILAKNTAVKYHDTRINILDTPGHADFGGEVERIMKMVDGVLLVVDAYEGCMPQTRFVLKKALEQNLTPVVVVNKIDRDMARPSEVVDEVLDLFIELGANEDQIDFPVVYASAINGTASEDPEKQDEDMDVIFRMISDNVPVPFDNSDEPFQFQIAMLDYNDYLGRIGVGRVFRGTLRTGDHAALVKLDGTVKKFRISKMFGFFGLKKEEISEAKAGDLVAISGVEDIMVGETICPVDHQEALPVLRIDEPTLQMTILVNNSPFAGREGSKITSRKIEERLLTQLETDVSLRVDPTDSPDAWLISGRGELHLSILIENLRREDFELQVSKPQVIVKEVDGVLCEPYERLQVDVPEDYTGAVMESLGERKGEMENMVNKGDGQVRIDFMIPSRGLVGYTNEFLSQTKGYGILNHTFEEYRPYIKEQIGGRRQGVLVSMENGKATPYSMMQLEDRGTMFVEPGTEIYEGMIVGEHSRENDLAVNVTKAKQQTNVRSANKDQTVTMKRPRILTLEEALEYLNADEYCEVTPDSIRLRKKILQKGEREREEKRQSVSK, via the coding sequence GTGACAGTTTTACGCAAAGATATTCGCAATATCGCGATTATTGCCCACGTTGACCACGGGAAAACGACCCTTGTCGACCAGCTTCTTCGTCAATCAGGAACATTTCGGGAAAATGAACAGGTAGACGAGCGGGCAATGGATACCAACGATATTGAAAAAGAACGCGGCATTACAATTCTGGCTAAAAACACAGCAGTGAAATACCATGATACGCGTATCAATATTCTTGATACTCCCGGTCACGCGGATTTTGGCGGGGAAGTAGAGCGCATCATGAAAATGGTGGACGGCGTACTTCTTGTTGTAGACGCCTACGAGGGCTGCATGCCGCAGACGCGTTTTGTTTTGAAAAAAGCACTGGAGCAGAACTTAACCCCAGTGGTAGTCGTAAACAAAATTGACCGGGACATGGCCCGCCCATCCGAAGTTGTGGATGAAGTGCTGGACCTGTTTATCGAGCTTGGCGCGAACGAAGACCAAATCGATTTTCCAGTTGTTTATGCTTCCGCTATTAACGGAACGGCAAGCGAAGATCCTGAAAAACAGGACGAAGATATGGACGTTATTTTCCGCATGATCTCAGACAACGTGCCGGTTCCTTTTGATAACAGCGACGAGCCGTTCCAGTTTCAGATAGCGATGCTTGATTATAATGACTACCTTGGGAGAATCGGCGTAGGAAGGGTGTTCCGTGGAACGCTCCGGACAGGCGATCATGCCGCCCTGGTTAAGCTCGACGGAACAGTGAAAAAATTCCGGATATCCAAAATGTTTGGTTTCTTCGGTCTGAAGAAAGAAGAAATCAGCGAAGCCAAAGCCGGAGATCTCGTAGCTATTTCCGGAGTGGAAGATATCATGGTCGGGGAAACAATATGCCCAGTCGACCATCAGGAAGCGCTGCCGGTACTCCGTATTGACGAGCCGACGCTTCAGATGACTATTCTTGTAAATAACAGCCCGTTTGCCGGACGTGAAGGTTCTAAAATTACGAGCCGTAAAATTGAAGAGCGGCTGCTGACGCAGCTTGAAACAGACGTAAGTCTCCGGGTCGATCCGACGGACAGCCCTGACGCATGGTTAATTTCCGGTCGCGGTGAACTTCACCTGTCCATTTTAATTGAAAACCTGCGCCGTGAAGATTTTGAGCTCCAGGTGTCCAAGCCGCAGGTAATTGTTAAAGAAGTGGACGGCGTGCTTTGCGAGCCGTATGAGCGTCTGCAGGTTGATGTGCCGGAAGACTATACCGGAGCAGTTATGGAGTCTCTCGGTGAACGTAAAGGCGAAATGGAAAACATGGTCAATAAAGGTGACGGCCAGGTTCGGATTGATTTCATGATTCCATCCCGTGGCCTGGTTGGTTATACAAACGAATTCTTATCCCAGACCAAAGGATATGGCATTCTGAACCATACGTTTGAAGAATATCGTCCTTATATTAAAGAACAGATTGGCGGCCGCCGTCAGGGAGTTCTCGTTTCCATGGAAAATGGAAAAGCGACTCCGTACAGTATGATGCAGCTGGAAGACCGCGGTACAATGTTTGTTGAACCGGGTACTGAAATTTATGAAGGCATGATTGTCGGCGAGCACAGCCGGGAAAATGATTTGGCTGTAAACGTAACGAAAGCGAAGCAGCAGACAAACGTTCGTTCAGCTAACAAGGATCAGACCGTAACGATGAAACGTCCCCGGATTCTGACACTTGAAGAAGCTCTCGAGTATTTAAACGCAGATGAGTACTGCGAAGTTACTCCGGATTCAATCCGGCTTAGAAAGAAAATTCTCCAAAAAGGCGAGCGCGAGCGCGAAGAAAAACGCCAGAGCGTGTCCAAATAA
- a CDS encoding YlaI family protein: MRVKCVICDEIYKLDDENPEAKKIRNRPIHTYMCPECHDRISARTNERKATGHFHLYRDPVKNNNW, encoded by the coding sequence ATGCGGGTAAAGTGCGTAATCTGCGATGAAATTTATAAATTGGACGATGAAAACCCTGAAGCAAAAAAAATTCGGAACCGGCCGATCCACACGTATATGTGTCCCGAATGCCATGACCGGATTTCAGCCCGGACAAATGAGCGAAAAGCTACCGGCCATTTCCATCTGTACCGGGATCCGGTAAAAAATAACAACTGGTAA
- a CDS encoding pyridoxamine 5'-phosphate oxidase family protein, with protein sequence MASRVFDELPEEIVHLLKQEQYVTVSTIEPKNSTPDVHAVSWVYAASPRILRFAVDARASAVENLRETPGMAMTVIGGGTTYSIAGKGKILTTEVSGISFPLAIIEVDVAEVKDVMFYGSRMLRGPVFEKTYDPEAAEELDNKVLEAMKKTH encoded by the coding sequence ATGGCTAGTCGAGTATTTGACGAACTACCCGAAGAAATCGTCCATTTATTAAAGCAGGAACAATATGTGACGGTTTCCACCATCGAACCGAAAAATTCCACCCCGGATGTTCACGCCGTTTCATGGGTGTATGCAGCTTCTCCAAGGATTCTCCGGTTTGCTGTTGATGCCCGGGCGTCTGCAGTGGAAAATCTGCGGGAAACCCCTGGTATGGCAATGACTGTTATCGGCGGAGGCACCACGTACTCCATTGCAGGCAAAGGAAAAATTTTAACAACTGAGGTAAGTGGGATTTCTTTTCCGCTTGCGATTATAGAAGTGGACGTTGCTGAAGTGAAGGACGTAATGTTTTATGGGTCCAGGATGCTCCGTGGGCCGGTGTTTGAGAAGACATATGACCCGGAAGCGGCAGAAGAATTGGACAATAAAGTACTCGAGGCAATGAAGAAAACACACTGA
- a CDS encoding PhoH family protein — translation MKKIYVLDTNVLLQDPQAIYQFDEHHVVIPAVVLEEIDSKKRLMDELGRNARETARILDRFRGKGRLHEGVPLGSGGTLRVELNHRSYESMKDTFIEVTNDNRILAVAQNLKDEYELMGDYHVVIISKDALVRVKADALGITAEDFLNDRVTQYDNIYKGHQTLTVDRPLLDAFFEEGSLASEEVSEEGFCPHEFLILRDALSSSSALAKVDESGKRIRKFTSDIDHVWGIRPKNVEQKMALELLLREDIPLVTLTGRAGTGKTLLTLAAGLLQIEDMERYHKLLVARPVVPLGKDIGYLPGEKDEKLRPWMQPIYDNLEYLFNAKKPGELDSILAGMGSIQVEALTYIRGRSIPDQYIIIDEAQNLTKHEVKTILTRVGEGSKIVFLGDPAQIDHPYLDELNNGLAYVVEMFKNQGISGHVKLEKGERSGLAQLAADIL, via the coding sequence ATGAAAAAAATTTACGTTTTAGATACGAACGTACTGCTCCAAGATCCCCAGGCAATTTACCAGTTTGATGAACACCATGTTGTCATTCCAGCCGTCGTATTAGAAGAAATTGATTCCAAAAAACGGTTAATGGATGAGCTCGGCAGGAATGCGAGAGAAACAGCAAGAATTCTGGACCGCTTCCGTGGAAAAGGCAGGCTCCATGAAGGAGTACCTCTCGGTTCAGGAGGCACGCTGCGGGTAGAGCTGAACCACCGTTCGTATGAGAGCATGAAGGACACCTTTATCGAGGTGACCAATGACAACCGCATTCTGGCAGTGGCTCAAAATTTAAAGGATGAATACGAGCTGATGGGAGATTACCACGTTGTTATTATCAGCAAAGACGCTCTCGTACGCGTGAAAGCAGATGCCCTCGGTATAACGGCCGAAGACTTTTTGAATGACCGCGTTACGCAGTACGACAATATTTACAAGGGGCATCAGACGCTGACAGTTGACCGGCCCCTGCTTGACGCTTTTTTCGAGGAGGGGTCACTGGCTTCTGAAGAGGTTTCAGAAGAAGGCTTCTGTCCTCACGAATTCCTTATTTTAAGAGACGCCCTGAGCAGCTCTTCGGCTCTTGCAAAAGTCGACGAATCTGGAAAAAGAATTCGCAAGTTCACTTCCGATATCGACCATGTGTGGGGCATACGCCCGAAAAACGTCGAACAGAAGATGGCACTTGAGCTGCTGCTCAGAGAAGACATCCCGCTTGTGACGTTAACCGGAAGAGCAGGCACTGGAAAGACCTTATTAACGCTCGCAGCCGGTTTGCTTCAAATTGAAGATATGGAGCGTTACCACAAGCTGCTGGTGGCGAGGCCTGTTGTTCCACTTGGGAAAGATATAGGATATCTTCCGGGAGAAAAGGATGAGAAGCTGCGGCCCTGGATGCAGCCGATCTATGATAATCTGGAGTATTTATTTAATGCTAAGAAGCCCGGAGAGCTTGATTCCATTCTCGCGGGGATGGGGTCTATTCAGGTGGAAGCTTTAACTTACATCCGCGGGCGGAGCATTCCGGACCAGTATATTATTATTGACGAAGCTCAAAACCTCACAAAGCATGAAGTGAAAACGATACTGACGAGGGTGGGGGAAGGAAGTAAAATCGTTTTTCTCGGCGACCCGGCCCAGATCGATCATCCGTATCTCGATGAGTTAAACAATGGACTTGCTTATGTGGTGGAAATGTTCAAAAATCAGGGCATCAGTGGGCATGTAAAACTGGAAAAAGGGGAACGCTCCGGTCTTGCCCAGCTTGCAGCAGATATACTATAA
- a CDS encoding peptidyl-prolyl cis-trans isomerase, protein MNFIVMIQGNVHFPITLDPTTWIFDDRKIDLETYFDTDPSAEEQPSTEADHTARRFARDREEGSNAPDTDPGRGRTNKVRNKKEAIINGSFGIRFEPFLDNAEPKDDASHVVVETKEQTHLVSLEEAKNFIVAFSHKGSPLKEDGPVHIYYGDGSNKADPIRHVTGFRVK, encoded by the coding sequence ATGAATTTTATTGTAATGATTCAGGGAAATGTTCATTTCCCGATCACCCTTGACCCTACTACATGGATCTTTGACGACCGCAAGATTGATCTCGAAACATATTTTGATACCGATCCCTCCGCTGAAGAGCAGCCTTCCACGGAAGCTGACCATACAGCCAGAAGGTTTGCAAGAGACCGCGAGGAAGGGTCAAACGCCCCGGACACGGATCCTGGCCGGGGACGCACCAACAAGGTGCGCAATAAAAAAGAAGCGATCATCAATGGCTCATTCGGGATCAGATTCGAGCCGTTTTTGGATAACGCCGAACCGAAAGACGATGCCAGCCATGTCGTTGTGGAAACCAAAGAGCAAACTCATCTTGTATCTCTTGAGGAAGCGAAAAATTTCATTGTGGCCTTTTCTCATAAAGGCAGCCCGTTGAAAGAGGACGGGCCGGTCCACATATATTACGGAGACGGCTCCAATAAAGCCGATCCTATCCGGCACGTGACAGGATTCCGGGTGAAATAA
- a CDS encoding YlaN family protein, whose protein sequence is MRAATEHSEKAYALLKADAEKIRKLIEVQMDNLTMPQCPLYEEVLDTQMFGLSREIDFAIRLNLIDEHTGKQILSELERKLAAFHEATVGG, encoded by the coding sequence ATGAGGGCAGCAACAGAACATAGTGAGAAAGCATACGCTTTATTAAAAGCAGATGCTGAGAAAATCAGAAAACTTATTGAAGTACAGATGGATAACCTGACAATGCCTCAATGCCCACTTTACGAAGAGGTGCTTGATACACAAATGTTTGGCCTTTCAAGAGAAATTGATTTTGCCATTCGTTTGAATCTCATCGACGAACATACCGGTAAACAAATTCTTTCTGAACTCGAACGGAAACTTGCTGCTTTTCATGAAGCAACAGTCGGTGGATGA